The genomic region TATATGCTCGTATGTTTTATGTCTAGTTATGTTGTGTACTCTTAATAAGTGAACATGTTTATAATTGTTCACATAATCGCATCTAATGCATCGATTTAAAAGATGCTATATACTCGTATATTATTACATGTGTTGATATATAATGTGCATCGTACCATGGAAaaatatattatatttttgttaaTATCAAGTTACAAAGCGGTCTCATTGTTGTTGATGTTATACAACGGTCGTAAGTAAGACTTATCGGTGTTAGATGTTACAATACATTTGTACACCTCATTTGGGTCGCATTATTGTTGATGTGGTATACTTTTGACTTTaattttttctcaatttttttagAAAACTGAAGGTTGAACAACAATTTATTAGAGTAAAGTTTAGAGTGTTAAAGGTACGAAATTTCGAGTAATTCATCATTAAAAACATGGATCATAGGTAAATGGATTACTTACTGAAAGAATATAATGTTTGATTATTATTGATATCGTAACTAGCATAAATATAACTATACAGGTACAAGTAGGTGTACAAGCGAGATATACGAGCCTAATTACAAGGGATATTTACTTATTTACACAATATATTTTAACGCACCCCCGCAGTTAAATCGGGAGATTTACGAACATTGAGAATGTATCAACAATCATCAAATAGTACGAGAGGTAATTAAGTCTTTGGTAAAAATGTTAGCTTTTTGAGAACGAGACAGAACATGATGAACGAGAGGTAAACCAAGGTACTAAATTTCAAGTAGCTCATCGTTAAAAACATGGATCATGGCATGGGTAAATGGGGTTACTTACAACGTGAAAAGTTCACAAATAATATAAAGATATTACAATTTATTATTTATGCTCATTTCATATTATTTGTCAATGAAAATAATTGTAACAAAGTAAAAGTGAGGGCATGCAAACTTGCATAGTTGTAGTAAATTGAAATGACAATTTGGTGACAAAAACATTGCTGATAAAGTAAGCAGAACAATTCTTATTCCACTGATTTCAATTTTCAACCAACCAAAATTTAATGACGTAAAACAATCAAAAGAACAAGAAGAAAAGAATTAGCAAAGCTGCTTCAAAAATTATAATTTCagccaaaaaaaaaatgattccaGAGCAAAATCAGACCAACATCATCCCAATGTTTTTCCTTTCCttatcaaaagaaaaaaaaaaacacatcatCCCAAGGTTAGCCgcttcacaaattcttatttaagataaAGATATTCGTTTTATAGTTAAAGCGGGTCAAATGCTAGTCACTTGGCATTAGCAATAAAGGGTTAATAGAGAGGTTTGTCCACTATTTTagaggtttgttgacaaacctctctaTTGTTGGATCAAGTTAAGAAACTTCATCTATGAGAATGGTTACAATATTGTATCCAAGTTTGTTGATAGTAAGTGGGACATTATGTGTAATACTCGTAGTTTATTGTTATGTATGTATTTTCTTTGTTTGTGGGCCCATATTATGAACCCTCAATTTTTTGGTCTATTGTTACAAAAAGGTTTATTGTTAGAAAGGTTTGTATGTTAGATGATTTGGCATAAGATGAACCTCAAACGAGGTTTGTCTATTGCTAAAGCCCTTAAATGTATGAGTGTATGAGGGCAAAAGCTGACAACCTAGGTAATAGTAAAAGTTTGTCTTATCTATCTAAATGAGGTTGTATTTAACCCGTTTTAGTTATCAAACGGATATCTGGTGTTAAAGAATACCACCTATAGACTACAGCTAGGGCTGAGTGGGTGACCATCGTCCCgggtaataggaatatttataatagttgggcctcaactataaccttaaggttttggttgagttggttcatctatcatggtatcagagccagtgtgaccaaaggtcacgggttcaaatcctggcaacctcaaaactcctcaaaaactcgaagtggaaacccaaAGACACGGTGACGGGGAGCTTGGtgacaactaaccactcttcaagcccaatgggcatttgagtgagggagcgtaataggaatatttataatagttgggcctcaaccatcaccttaaggttttggttgagttggttcatctatcaccGGGAACAACACTACTCTTCTTCAAAGTCGGGCCGTATCAAGCTGGGCTCTTGAATTAGCCCGAGCATAACCCAATGAGGCAATAAGTGGCGGGGCGGGACAGGTTGTGCTAGGCCTACTTTAATTTCCCTTTTTTAGTGCTGGAGCGGGTCAAGCCAAAGGAAAGTGGGCGctagcccggcccggcccggtgGAGGACTCGGGATATGCTGGGCCATGGCATGGGCTGGAAGGGGCGCCATTTTTTGGGCCGACGATGCAGTCTGGCCCGCAAACGACtttgttttagatttttttttttttaaaaaaaatgcatGTTACGTGTACGTGTACCCATTCACTAAATAGCTTTATGAATTCGTTTTGGTCGCCATGAAACTATTTATAGTGAATGGGTCAACATAATATgaattttctttttttaaaaaaaaaatctaaagcAAAGCCGTTTGCGGGCCAGATTGCGTCGTTGGGCCAAAAAATGACGGACCTTCCAGCCATGGCCCAGCATATACCGAGTCCCCTACCGGGCCGGGCCAGTGCCTAGACTGCCTACCATTGTTTATCTTGTATgtaggggtgggcataatccggtccggaccggaaaaatggaccggtccggACCGAAATCGagtggaccggaaccggaattaaaaattctggtccggtctccggtccaccatttattgttattttcatttttttcttaaaactgaatttttattccggtccaatggaccggaatttgaaaaaTTAGGTAATTCCAGTCCAACCgatccggtccggtcttggaccggaatttTTCCAGTCCGGTCCCGGACCGGAATTTTTGTAATCCAGTCCGGTCCCGATCCATGAATTTTGccgattccggttccggtccggtccgATTTTGACCGGTGCCCAGCCCTACTTGTATGTTCCATGTGACCATTTCTGTATGACTTCAACTACCAAACATCAATGACTTACCaagaacaacaaaaaaaacaTGACAAATCCAAAAATTTTCAAAGAGAAGAACTCATGATATCTCTTAATAATGATTCAATTCCAACATTAAGAAATGCTAATTTCCTTAAACCAATCattaacccaacacaaaatcaaaaattccctaaaccaccactttaTTTCACTTCAAATCCCAACATTTTACATGAACTCAagaaaaaaatcaatttaaaaGGTTTTAAATCTCCTAGAGTAACTTGGAAAACATGGGTAGAGAATCTAGAGAAAACCCATGAAAAAATTTGGAAAAAAGTTGGAATCTTTGATGCAATTAAGGCATCTACTTATAAGATTCACAAAGATGTTATGTTAATCATGTATTTAGCTCAAAAATGGTGTCCTGAAACCAACACTTTCATTTTTCCATGGGGTGAATGTAGTATAACTTTAGAAGATGTCATGATTTTGGGTGGTTTTTCTGTTTTAGGCGAAACGGTTACAAATTGCTTTCGAAATAGAAGTTATGAAGACTTAACAATGGAGGATGAGTTGGAAATTTGTTGTactaaaataaaaagaaaaaacttTGGACATTTAGCTATGTATAAATGGATGGAGTATTTTGTAGGAAAAGGTGGTGAATTAGAACATGTAGCTTGTTTAGCAATGTGGTTGTCTAGATATGTTTTCTGTACTGATTGTcttaatattaatactaatattTTCGCCCTCGCTATTCGTCTTGCTAAAGGAACTACGATTGCTTTAGGTTGTGGTGTTTTAGCTGAAATATATCGCGATTTAAGCTTGTTGAAACGAAGAATTGTAGCTGAAATATATCGAGATTTGCCTCTTGATCTTTGGTCATTATTGCAGTTAGTTCAGGTTTGGGGTTGGGAGAGGTTTCTGACAGTAAGTCCGAAACCCTTGTGTTTAGTCCCTGGTGAGCCGAGAATAGCTCGTTGGCATAATGTACATGTGCTGAAACACAATGTCTGTAGCTCGAGAATGGACGAGGGTTTTGCTGAGGAATTGTTTTTGTGGAGGCCTTATGGTTTGTACTTACAGAATTGGGATTTTCCGAAGTTTTATGGTGACGAGGAAAATTGGGTGGAAATGAATTCGGAAGTAGATGAGGAGTATTTGTCATTTGCAAAGTGTTTGCGAGATTGTATGTTGGAAGGTGTAGATTGTGTGGAGCGGTACCTGCCATATAGAGTCGGTATGCAATTTGGATTTGATCAAGACGTTCCTGATTCCGTTCCTAGGAAGAATTCAGACTTAAAACTTGCAGGTGGTAGTATGTGTTATGTACCTCCTCGATTACTCGAGGGAGATATCACAGTCCGGTATTTAAACTGGTGGAAGGGAGCATCACTGATTTCTTGTCCGAGGAAACTGAATATACAGTTCAAAGGTATCAGACCTCGGGATTTTCCATCTCCGAGGTGTAATGATGCAATGCAGGTAGATTCAGTGAGCAGTAAGGAGATTCTGATGACGGAATTAGTTCCTGTTGAGAACTTGGCATCTCAAAGTCATGAATGTTTGGTTCCTGAGATCGGAAAAATCAGTGAGCGAGCTCCAGTCGCATATGAAACTGATAAATTCGTGGAACTGGTTAAAAGGGTATGTACACCATCTGAGCATGAGCATGAAGATGCAAATCAAACACATGAAGCGCGTGATGATGTAACTATGGTCGATATAGAGGAGACGAGTAACGATGAGAATGATAACCCTTTAGAGTCTTTATATAAGGAGTTTGAAGAAAGGATTAGTCTGCTCGAGATAACAGTTTCGACACTTATGGCACAGCTAAATCCGAGCCCAAGTAAGCTAGGCACATTATCGAGTTAGAAGTCAGAACATACGAATGTTGCTTAGATGATTCCGAATGTTAATTCAGGGTGACAttgttttaatttaatgttaGTATTGCTAGAGAAATTAACAGTTTAGATGATTCAGAGATCAGAATGTTTATTTCAACTTTTCGAACTTGTCGTTCGATTTATGTCCAAATACGGACTAAAAATACGAAAAATACATTCTGATACGTTGGCATACGACATTATGTAATTTTCAAATTATAATCATATTAATGAGTTACTCATATTATCAGATTATGATTTACCATTACCATATTTAACTAAACAACACTCATATTTATGAGTTATCAGTCTTGTCACTTATAAAATCGAGTCGAATTTCGGACGATTTGAGTCGGGTTAATATTGTTTTGCTTTGCCAGTCTTTCTCGAGCAATTCAACTGTAGATTGGTAAGATAATGTCAAACCAACATTTAATGTTGCTGTAAAGTTTTTAACTTTACTGTCACCTACTCACTTCAGTTGACCTCAAAATGGAATTAAAGTAGAAGGCTAAGCAAAAGGTATGAATTCATTATCATCCTTCAATTTTTGATATCAAATCCTGTAAATTCAGAAGTACCCACTATTAATTACAGtacaatttatttatttttaacatAAACCCGAGATGACCCGACAATGAAAAAAATCGCTTAAAAAAAAACATGACCCGTCCGTCACCCAATAATGAATAAATCTCTAGAGATAATTAAGAAGTATTCGACTTTTTAATCGAGTTACTCCTAGTGGTAGCTAAAAAGTAAACATCTATTTGTGATTTGTTCGGCCTTTGTTCAATTGTTCTTATGTACCCGCTCGTACATGAAAATCCTATTCACTCCaaaaaaataggaaaaaatgaaaaattaaaattaataagaCCGTAAAGCCGTAATTCCGTAACATATCGACTTAAATCTTATCCATAAGTCATAATATCTCCGTCTTTAACTAGAGTAGGCAATGGGCCGTGCTGGGCCGGCCCGCGTGCCGGCCCACCGTGCCTTCCCCAAAAATTGGCCCGGCCCAGGCACGGATATTGGGCTCCTCGGGCCGTGCCGTGCCAGGCCCACTGATCCAAACCTACGTCGCGGCCCGCTCAAGGCACGGCCATTTTCGTGCTCGGGCCGTGCCTAGCCCATGGGCTTTTCGTGCCTTGTCCGTGGGCCGGCCCATgtgctttaatattttttttatttaaataaaaaacgttatataattgatatatttttagtactttttgtttaataaatgatgattaatggtttaaatatatattttattaaatattagtgtacttttagtttaataaatgatgattaatggcttaaatatatattttgttaaatgttattgtactttttatttaataaataataataaacggGCCATTCTTCGTGCCGGGCCGTGCCAAGCCCGTCGTGCCTAGTGCGTGCCGGGCTCCACCGTGCCTGGGCCGTGCCGTGCCTAGGCacggatttttgatgaaaatcgCGTCGGAGCCCGTCCAAAGCCCATTCGTGCCGTGCCCGTGCTTCCTCGATTTTCTCGTCGGGCCGTGCCGTGCCGTGCTGTGGGCCGTGCCTGGCCGTGCCGCCCACCGGCCCGCGGCCCTTTATGCCAACTCTATCTTTAACCACTAGCCTAAAAGCCCTCCGATACTCATTAAATTACTTTTGCATGTACTGTAATAAGTCTGTAAGCTGGAAACACATTTCTTTCCAACAGCTGCTTCACCAAATCACCAGGTTAGAACTCTGCAATTACTCCaattttcttaggaaaatattAAAATTCagcattttttttcatttttcttacaTCTTTCTGAAGAAATTTGTCACCATTGTTCTTAAGTAAACCACAGAAATGGCTGCAGAAACAACATTAATTGAGGAAAGAAAAAAGTTTATGATTACCCTTACTAATGAAATCCCAACTTTTAGAAATGCTCATTTCATCAAACCAACATTATCTGCATTTTCTCCGCTTCCAAAACCGCCAAAGATTGAATCTTTATCACTTTTATGTAAGCCTAAGGTGTATTTCAGAGGAACCCCATCTCCATTACAGTGTTGGGAATCATGGGTTGAGAGGTTGGAGTCTAAACATGAACCGGCATGGCGAAAAGCCGGAATCTTTGATGCAATCAAGGGTTCTACTTATCAAATTGAGAAACAAATTGATCTGCTTTTATGTTTAGCTGAGAAATGGTGTCCTGAGAGTAATACTTTTGTGTTTCCTTGGGGTGAAGTTAGTATTACAGTTGAGGATGTTATGGTTTTGGGTGGTTTTTCGCCGTTAGGTGATTCTGTTATGAGTAGTAGTTCTTCTGTCGTTGACGATGTCGAGGAGAGGCTAATCAATTGGAGAAGTGAGGTTGGTGTGGGTTCTAGTTCTAAGTCTGGTGTAATAAAGGGAACCTGGACTCAATGGACTGAGTCTTTCATGGGGAGAGGGGATGAACTAGAGCATGCTGCATTTTTAGCGTTATGGCTATCGCGTCATGTGTTCATAACAAAGTGCTCACAGGTTATAAGACCGTGTGTTTTCTCCATGGCGGCTAGGCTTAGTCGTGGGGTTAAAATTGCGCTTGCTCCAGCGGTTTTAGCGATTATTTATAGAGAATTGAGGTGGTTGAAAGAGAAATTGGTGCATTGTTTAGATTACCCATATGATGTTGATGCTTTGGAATTGGTTGCACCATTTCACTTGGTTCAGTTATGGGCTTGGGAGAGGTTTCCGAGGTTAGCACCCGTTCCTAGGATGTTAAACCTTGGTGAGCCGATATTGGCTCGTTGGGAGGGTGTTAGGATACAGTACATGGGATTAAAGACGGAGTTAGACTCGACTGGAGAGACCTTTAGATGGCGCCCATATGCAACTTCTATCGATAACTGGTCATTTCCGTGTTTTTATGATGATGTTGGAAAGTGGGTATCCATTGATTCAGATGAGAAATGGGAAATGTTTGCTGTTTGCTTAAGGGTTTGTCAACTGCAAGGGTTTGACGTTGAGGATGCAGAGAACTACAATCCCCATAGAGTGGCTAAGCAATTTGGATTTGATCAAGATATACCTTGTTCATTTCCGAGATCATCTAATGAGGCCTTAGAGATTACTTCCCCTGATTTGGATCAACTTGTCACAATGACAAAATTGTATGTGCCCTCTAGATTGTTTCAGGGAGGAGTCACTCTTCGTTATGCAGATTGGTGGAAGGGAAAGAGTTTATTGGGCAAGAATGATCCTCTTCGGGTCTATAGGAAACGTAAACTAAGTTCAATTACTTCGTCTTTGCCAATGCTTTGTCCCAAAATTTGTGATAGAAGTAATGAACTTGATGCTATGGATGTAGCTGGGAATGCAAGTGAAAATCAAATGGAAAAATCGCCACCTAAGGAGGAGGAGTCCTCTCGAAATGTCCTGCAAGTTTGTAGTCAAAACACGATGACTTGCGCGTTCCATATGAAGGTTTGTATAGGCAAGTGTAGTAATAACCCAGATCACAATAGTTCCCACAATGAAGCGGATGAGATCAATATTCTATGCAGCAAATTAGCAGAAACGGAACTGAATACCCCATGTGATGAAGCTGCAGGTTCAGATTTTGCTGCAAAACATCAGAATTTAGCGAATGGGGGTTCCAAAAACTCTGAAGTCAATGCTAGAGACCAAAACAGGGAACATAATGTTGTTAAGCAACATGAGAAAACGGAGGTGAAAACATCGGGTGCCCTGCTTGCTGAAGATGAACCTGATGAAGCATTAGTTACCACGAATCAGGCCGATATTCCTGCTGGCGGTCAGCTTGCTGTCAGTAATAATAACCCGTTTGTAGCTCTCTGTGTTCAGTACGAATTGAGGATTAGTAGACTTGAGAGGGAATTTTCCGCTTTGTTACCTAAAAAGTACTAACCTTGCATAACATAGAGGATAGTTAGCAATTGCAGGTAGAAAATGCTACTTGAGTACTTGTTGCATTAAACAGCAGAAACTTGGTTCTAATGTGTTTTagtctcctttttattttgtaATGGCCTGTAATTGTTAATATATGCCTCGATTGACGAGATTCGGATGTATGATAGGTAATGAAGCTTGATGAGTTGATGACTATCTCTTTAGTCATTACACTACATATTTTATGAGTTATCAGTCTTATCCCTTACCAATATGAGTCGGATTTCGGACGCTTTGAGTCGGGTTCATATCGATTTGCTTAACTTGTCTTTCTTGAGCCATTCAACTGTAGACTGTTGATAAGATAATGTTAAACCAACATTTACTGTTGCTGTAAAATTAACTTTACTGTCAGCTAGGTCTATGATCTGGTGGTCTGTAAATTTTCAGTTTACCTCAAAATGGAATTAAAGTAAAAGCCTAAGCAAAAAGTATGATTTGCAAATCCTATATGACCTCATATCACAAATACCATTATTAACTACAGTACATTTATTTTGTAAACATACACCCGAGCGACCCgacaatgaaaaaaaaaacttctTAAAACAATAAAAACACGTACCCGTTTGTCACCTGATAATCAATAAATATAAATCTCCTATAATATACAGTCGACAATGAAAAAACGAAATTTCCAAAACTCTCGACTTTAGTCATCAACAAAAATTAATCGATTTCTTAATTTATACGTATTTCGTAGTAATTACCCTTAAAATTGAAAAAAGGTAAAATAATAAAAACCGTACTAATCCGTGTATAATATCTCCGTCTTATCCACTAGCCTAAAACAACTTCGGTACTGTAATTAAACTGTGGACAGTGGACTGAGCATCCATATGTACAGACTACAGCAGAAACACTTTCAACGGTTATCTTCACCAGGTTAGAAACTCAAAACTCCATTTTTGTTTAGAAAATATTAGAAATTTCAGTCTTTTATTCTTCTTACATCTTTCTGCACAAATTTGGCACCATTGATGTTAAGCAATTCAAAAAAAATGGCAGCAGAAACATCTCTTATCGACGAAAGAAACGAGTTTATGATTAATTTCACTAATGAAAAGACTGAAACCCCAACTCTGAGAAATGCTCATTTCATCAAACCTTCATTATCTCCACTATCTCAGCTTCCAAAACCACCAAAGATTGAATCTTTATCGCTTTACCGTAAACCAAAGCTGCTTTTCCGTGGAAACCCATCTCCAATACCATATTGGCAGTCATGGGTTAACCAGTTGGAGACTAAACATGAGTCGACGTGGCGAAAAGCCGGAATCTTTGATGCTATAAAATGTTCTGGTTACCAAATTGAGAAACAAATTGATTTACTTTTATGTTTAGTTGAGAAATGGTGTCCTGAAAGTAATACTTTTGTGTTTCCTTGGGGTGAAGCTAGTATTACAGTCGAGGATGTTATGATTTTGGGTGGTTTTTCGCCGTTAGGTGATTCTGTTACGAGTAGTAGTTCTTCTGTTGTTGACGATATTGAGGAGAAATTGATCAATTGGAAACGTGAGGTTGGTGTGAGGTCTGGTTCTAAGTCTGATGTATTTACAGTAAGTCAGAAtcaatggagggagtatttcatGGGGAAAGGTGATGAGCTAGAGAATGCTGCGTTTCTGGCGTTATGGCTTTCGCGTTATGTGTTCATAACCAAGTGCTCTTGTGTTATAAGACCGTGTGTTTTCTCCATGGCGGCTAGGCTTAGTCGTGGGGTTAAAATTGCGCTTGCTCCAGCGATTTTAGCGATTATTTATAGAGGATTGAGGTTGTTGAAGGAGAAGCTGGTGCATTGTTCAGATTACCCATTTGATGTTAATGTTCTGGTGTTGGTTGCGCCTTTGCATTTGGTTCAGTTATGGGCTTGGGAGAGGTTTCCGAGGTTAGCACCCATTCCTAGGATGTTAACCATAGGAGAGCCGAGATTAGCTCGTTGGGAGGGGGTTAGAATACGGTACAAGGGGTTAAAGACGGAGTTAGACTTGGCTGGTGAGACCTTTAGATGGCGCCCATATCCGAGTTTTTCTGATGATGTCGGAAAATGGGTATCCGTTGATTCAGATGAGAATTCGAAATGGGAATTGTTTGTTGTTTGCTTAAGGGTTTGTGAATTGGAAGGATTTGACTTTGAAAATGCAGAGAACTATAATCCTCATAGAGTGGCTAAGCAATTCGGATTTGATCAAGATATACCTTGTTCATTTCCGAGTTCTTCTAATGAGACATGTATCTCTAACTTGAATCAACTTATCACTATGACGAAACTGTATGTGCCCTCTAGATCGTTTCAGGGAGAATTCACTCTTCGTTATGCAGATTGGTGGAAGGGAAAGAATTTCTTGGATGAGCATGATCCTATTTGCTGCGTCTATACTAGACGTAAACTAATAAGATCACGTACATTGTCTCTGAAAACGCTTTGCCTTCTAAGCTCGCCACCAGTTGAGTGCAAAATGCTCGAAAATGGGAACACTGGTTCAGCTGATTTCGAGAATGAAGACTTGAGTAAGAAAATGGAGCAAGAACCCGATAAGCTATTACAAATTGCCTGTGGTGATTTGCCGGCTTTGGTGAAAGGGAAAGTTAAT from Silene latifolia isolate original U9 population chromosome 3, ASM4854445v1, whole genome shotgun sequence harbors:
- the LOC141646545 gene encoding uncharacterized protein LOC141646545, producing MEDELEICCTKIKRKNFGHLAMYKWMEYFVGKGGELEHVACLAMWLSRYVFCTDCLNINTNIFALAIRLAKGTTIALGCGVLAEIYRDLSLLKRRIVAEIYRDLPLDLWSLLQLVQVWGWERFLTVSPKPLCLVPGEPRIARWHNVHVLKHNVCSSRMDEGFAEELFLWRPYGLYLQNWDFPKFYGDEENWVEMNSEVDEEYLSFAKCLRDCMLEGVDCVERYLPYRVGMQFGFDQDVPDSVPRKNSDLKLAGGSMCYVPPRLLEGDITVRYLNWWKGASLISCPRKLNIQFKGIRPRDFPSPRCNDAMQVDSVSSKEILMTELVPVENLASQSHECLVPEIGKISERAPVAYETDKFVELVKRVCTPSEHEHEDANQTHEARDDVTMVDIEETSNDENDNPLESLYKEFEERISLLEITVSTLMAQLNPSPKVCKLETHFFPTAASPNHQPKVYFRGTPSPLQCWESWVERLESKHEPAWRKAGIFDAIKGSTYQIEKQIDLLLCLAEKWCPESNTFVFPWGEVSITVEDVMVLGGFSPLGDSVMSSSSSVVDDVEERLINWRSEVGVGSSSKSGVIKGTWTQWTESFMGRGDELEHAAFLALWLSRHVFITKCSQVIRPCVFSMAARLSRGVKIALAPAVLAIIYRELRWLKEKLVHCLDYPYDVDALELVAPFHLVQLWAWERFPRLAPVPRMLNLGEPILARWEGVRIQYMGLKTELDSTGETFRWRPYATSIDNWSFPCFYDDVGKWVSIDSDEKWEMFAVCLRVCQLQGFDVEDAENYNPHRVAKQFGFDQDIPCSFPRSSNEALEITSPDLDQLVTMTKLYVPSRLFQGGVTLRYADWWKGKSLLGKNDPLRVYRKRKLSSITSSLPMLCPKICDRSNELDAMDVAGNASENQMEKSPPKEEESSRNVLQVCSQNTMTCAFHMKVCIGKCSNNPDHNSSHNEADEINILCSKLAETELNTPCDEAAGSDFAAKHQNLANGGSKNSEVNARDQNREHNVVKQHEKTEVKTSGALLAEDEPDEALVTTNQADIPAGGQLAVSNNNPFVALCVQYELRISRLEREFSALLPKKY
- the LOC141645847 gene encoding serine/threonine-protein phosphatase 7 long form homolog isoform X1, which gives rise to MYRLQQKHFQRLSSPASITVEDVMILGGFSPLGDSVTSSSSSVVDDIEEKLINWKREVGVRSGSKSDVFTVSQNQWREYFMGKGDELENAAFLALWLSRYVFITKCSCVIRPCVFSMAARLSRGVKIALAPAILAIIYRGLRLLKEKLVHCSDYPFDVNVLVLVAPLHLVQLWAWERFPRLAPIPRMLTIGEPRLARWEGVRIRYKGLKTELDLAGETFRWRPYPSFSDDVGKWVSVDSDENSKWELFVVCLRVCELEGFDFENAENYNPHRVAKQFGFDQDIPCSFPSSSNETCISNLNQLITMTKLYVPSRSFQGEFTLRYADWWKGKNFLDEHDPICCVYTRRKLIRSRTLSLKTLCLLSSPPVECKMLENGNTGSADFENEDLSKKMEQEPDKLLQIACGDLPALVKGKVNDVIVIIDDDEGEGEEGGTVGVFERLVLDIEKRISKLEKAVCDYQQMQSSKGFLQL
- the LOC141645847 gene encoding uncharacterized protein LOC141645847 isoform X2, whose protein sequence is MILGGFSPLGDSVTSSSSSVVDDIEEKLINWKREVGVRSGSKSDVFTVSQNQWREYFMGKGDELENAAFLALWLSRYVFITKCSCVIRPCVFSMAARLSRGVKIALAPAILAIIYRGLRLLKEKLVHCSDYPFDVNVLVLVAPLHLVQLWAWERFPRLAPIPRMLTIGEPRLARWEGVRIRYKGLKTELDLAGETFRWRPYPSFSDDVGKWVSVDSDENSKWELFVVCLRVCELEGFDFENAENYNPHRVAKQFGFDQDIPCSFPSSSNETCISNLNQLITMTKLYVPSRSFQGEFTLRYADWWKGKNFLDEHDPICCVYTRRKLIRSRTLSLKTLCLLSSPPVECKMLENGNTGSADFENEDLSKKMEQEPDKLLQIACGDLPALVKGKVNDVIVIIDDDEGEGEEGGTVGVFERLVLDIEKRISKLEKAVCDYQQMQSSKGFLQL